A window of Peromyscus eremicus chromosome 7, PerEre_H2_v1, whole genome shotgun sequence contains these coding sequences:
- the Insyn1 gene encoding inhibitory synaptic factor 1 translates to MNIRGAPDLGQPSDDPNSGGERERIRQRMKMVIGQLEGILRELKEVAKELREVVSQIDKLTSDFDFELEPDDWTTATVSSTSSSDKAGVGGPFDLGHLDFMTADILSDSWEFCSFLDVSTPSDSVDGPEAPRPGAGPDYQLMNGGLPIPNGPRVETPDSSSEEAFGAGPAKGQVPQRTPGTRERVRFSDKVLYHALCCDDEEGDGEEEEAEEEAGLAPELAHVEPHSGPLKPSPAPHKTRRSPLTTRRLGPTLAPEQTRRVTRNSSTQTVSDKSTQTVLPYTATKQKAKGKN, encoded by the exons ATGAACATTCGGGGTGCCCCGGACCTCGGGCAGCCCAGTGACGACCCCAAcagtggtggagagagagaacggATTCGACAGCGCATGAAGATGGTCATCGGGCAACTTGAAGGCATCCTGAGGGAACTCAAAGAAGTGGCTAAGGAGCTGAGGGAG GTGGTGAGTCAGATCGACAAGCTAACCTCTGACTTTGACTTTGAACTGGAGCCGGACGACTGGACCACGGCCACTGTGAGCAGCACCTCCAGCAGCGACAAGGCGGGAGTGGGCGGCCCCTTTGACCTGGGCCACCTGGACTTCATGACAGCCGATATCCTCTCAGACAGCTGGGAGTTCTGTTCTTTCCTGGATGTCTCTACCCCGTCAGACTCTGTGGATGGCCCCGAGGCACCACGGCCAGGCGCAGGCCCTGACTACCAGCTCATGAATGGTGGTCTGCCCATCCCCAATGGGCCACGCGTGGAGACACCAGACTCCTCCAGCGAAGAGGCCTTCGGCGCTGGCCCTGCAAAGGGTCAGGTGCCCCAGCGGACCCCAGGGACGAGGGAGAGGGTGCGGTTCAGTGACAAAGTACTCTACCATGCCCTGTGCTGTGACGATGAAGAGGGGgatggtgaggaggaggaggcagaggaggaggcaggcctAGCCCCAGAGCTGGCCCATGTGGAGCCACACTCAGGCCCCCTCAagccctccccagccccccacaAGACCAGGCGCTCTCCGTTGACTACCCGACGCTTGGGCCCCACATTGGCTCCAGAACAGACCCGGAGGGTCACAAGGAACAGCAGCACCCAGACAGTGTCAGACAAGAGCACACAGACAGTGCTACCCTATACGGCCACCAAACAGAAAGCCAAGGGCAAGAactag